The DNA segment gaatataaattaaaaaaaaaaaataagaaagtgaAACGTATCAAACGTGGAAGATTTAGAAACAGTCGTTGGATCTAGAAGAAAACAAGTATTATTAGTCTTTAGATCTATGAAAACGTATTATAGTCTTCAGATCTGTTAGTAAAGAATAGTATATTAATTACAGCTCTCATCTCCATGTTTGAaacacgtttttcttcttctgttttcTTAGTTTAGGAACTATTATCACAAATTTGAAGACTGCCACACGTTTTTTTTCAGTGAATAATTGAATATgaaagtatttttgtttttttcttcactaATCAATCAGTGAGAACAATGAGCCTGAATGATGTCTTAGTTTGGCTGGTTTCTCATTTCTCAATGTTCTTTTTGTGGTTAATTGATCTCTCTATGGAGTATAGCCTTTCTCTAACTTTAGTGAAATCAACTTCTTTGGAATGTTTACAGCAGAAAGAAGTTTGTTAAACCTAGAACAGTCTGTTACAGAAAAAATAAAGGAATTTCGAATAATGGTATGTTAGATGTTTCCTTCATCTACGAATCACTGCTTTTCTTTCTCAATTTATTGAGAGCCAAAAGCTTCATACTCTTGCTTTCCGTAGTGCCTAAAACTTTTTGATAGCTCCTATAATGTTTCCAACTTCATTGATTCAGAATAATAAGCATATGAATCATACATAATTAGATGAGACCTAAAATAGCATTCAGTTGATATAAACTCATCATTTCATTGTCGATGAGTTTTGAGTCGAAAATTCATAAAAATGTGATATTGACTCTCATATGAATGCATGGCTGGTATGAATATTGTCAATCTAATACTAGTAACGGTTTGAGGTTTATTAGTAGCAATGAGTTCTTACAGAGAACTATTTGTGCCGTTATGTAAAGACGTCTGACGACTAGGCTCGATTTGAATCAAGTTGTCGTATTATTGACTGCACATGCTCAACTTTTTTCTTCAAATGTGTGCTTCATGGAATAATAACATGACATCTACATAAATTTAGTAGATGAATCTATATTGTAGAAACTCAATATGACACAGCTAAACCAACTCTCTCGAGATTGAAACTTTCTTTAAAATTCGCTGCATCATTCTATGATCTCATGTAAGTATAACAAAGGTCTAAATATTGATTTTAATCAAATAACAATCTTGTTTATTGCGTCACAAGccgtatgtatatatacatcaaTGAAAAAAGAGAAGCTACAAGTGACTATAATAAACTCTTTAACGCATCATAAGAGCAAACTCATCAAAGCTCAATACTCCATCAGCATTGAGATCAAAAGCACGAATCATAACTCTACAATCATCAGTGGTTCTTGACTCACCCAGCTTCTTTAGCATCGTCTTCAAGCTTCTCGGAGTAATACACTCTTCCCCTTCTGCTATATACATTCTAAAAGCTTCCTTGAGCTCAGTCTTCTTCTCGTCCTGATCATCATCTCCTTTGATTAACTGAGCAAACTCTTGAAAATCCAACATCCCGTCTCCGTCTGTATCAGACAATCTAACCGCAGCTTCGGCTTCTTCGTCCGATAGTTGCTCTCCTAATGTCATGAAACTCTTTTGAAGCTCATGCGGAGATATTCTACCGTCTTTGTTTTCGTCCATGTAAGCAAAGACAGCCTCTAAGTCTTTGTTCTTGTCCTGATCATCATTGATGTTATGTTGTGTACTTTCTGCTGGTGAATCTTTTCTCTTAGGTGACAGTTTCCGACAGAACTTCACGAAAGACGAAGATGATTGAGGTTCTTGAGTATTCTTCATCATGAtataatcaaaagaaaatatatttgtttgtttgttttgtttgtttgaatcGGAGAGACTGAATGAGATAACTGTGGGCGAAAGGGTTTCTATATATAGATAGGCGTGTGACGTGTGCCAAGTGTGTCAAGTTGTATAAAGACGTGggagatttaatttttttaggtGTGTTGGCGTTATTTATGGGTATTATTTGGTCTAAAGTTTCTGTTTATAAAACAcggttgctttttttttttcttccattttAATTGGATTAGTAAATGATAATTTTGTAGACCAGCAGCCACTTGTTTTCGACACTTGGATCAACACGAAATTTATCGGTGGGCGCTTGGAAGCTTCACTTCTCTGTTCTTTCTTatcatctctctcttttgtttttatcttttaagatttttttcgaTGGAAATATCAAGGACATCATATAAGCCATACATCTATATATAGTATTAATATATTACTATGTAAACTATTTGAGcaatgtaaaactatatatcAATTAACACATGCTTCGTTAATGTTATAATTATGTTCTTCTGTTAAACGTTGAAAtctaataactaaatattaaaaaaaaatccaatataaacagaaaatcaatactattaaactGGATCAGATGGATATTGGATGACTAAATATGAAatgaattagtttttttttaaatattgaattGTTAGAttccaatatttataaaaataaaaatataacagtaattatataatacatgttGGTTAATATATTTCATCTTTTACAATTCtatagttaaaaatataataataatgttcAGACGTGTACCAATAGAGCTAGTTGAAGTAATAGATCACATCCCTTAGTTtaataagaacaaaaacaaGATGTACAAGATCTAAATGTGGCCCATTATTATTGACCCGGTCCAGCAATATTCTAGAAACAACAGAAGAAATAACTCATTACAAATCCATGTCTTTTTGAGTGTTTTTGAAGCAACCGTGTTTGTGTGTACAAGTCAAGTGTCAACACAGTTCTTAACAAATGCATTAAAAACCTCCCAAACAGATTGCTGCAATTAGATGAAAGATAGTTCTTACAAAAAAGGCATcacaaacttaaaaataaaaaacattcaCTACTCTCTCAcccttgctttgcttatataacaCATCATTTTCTACTACAAACCATCTGTaacatatatattcatattattttattatatacttaaagAAACTAGATTCTTATCTCAAAGAGTTAGCATTGCAACTTAGAAGGAACATAGCTGATCAGTCTTATCTCCTGTGCCTGTTCTCTCTGCCTTCTCTTAAGCTTCTTCCTCTCCTGTATTCCACCTCTGCATCAGAGCTTGAGAAGCCAGTTGGATAGCTTCTGCTTCCTTTCACAGATCCCACTCTAGATAACAAAGCCTCTTCATCCGCATGAATACCATTTCTTGGTTTGTGATCTAAAAGCCAACACAAAATAAAACACTCAACACACAATGCAGCCAGCTCATAATAACATATTGAGATTAATACACAATACTCACCAGTTTCTGATTTGGTACTCGTTAGCAAACTCGCTTCTCTTCTAAGCAGCTTTTGACCCTCGCTTGGCGAGTAAGCAGCCGGTTTAAGCAAAGACTCATCCATCACATCATTGATCTCTACATAGTGACTAGTCGTAACAACCTCATCAGCACTAAACCCAAAGGAAGCCCTGTAAGCTTCCAGCTCCTCCATGTCCTGCCTCGTCTGCCTGTTCACGTTCCCACTAGGATACACATCCGAGTCCTTGGACACGCTCAGCCTCCCACCGTTCTGAGGATCATGATCCTGGTAAAACTTGGCGAAAGTCTCGGGACAGAAGAAGTTAGACTCCTGGAGAGGCGTGGAGACTCCAGAAGCCCGGGAGACCGCGCTGGCTGGACTCCCGGGGTAGAGAGAGTACGTAGAGTGAAGATCATTATAATGATTGCCTTTCCCATTGGAAGTCAAGAAACGAGCGTAAGGCACGTCAGGGGAGGAAGGGGTGGTGAGATGAGCAAGCTCCGGAGGAGGAGTGAAAGGAGCTGTGGATGGCTCGGTGGTGAAGGTGGAGAACACAGGAGGAGGGGAGACTAGCTGAGTCTCGTGAGCGTACGGTCCTGTGGCGTACATGCTGGAGGAAGGACCGGAGGGTGATGAGTTTGCGGCGAGGGACAAGTAGGAGTTGTTTGGGGACTGAGCTGTTGAAGGGAGAGCAGAGTTTGTGAAGGAAGCGGGAGAGGATGGTGGAGCTAAGTAAGATAAATTTGCTTGGTTGGTTAAGACACCACCAGGTTGGTGAGGTCCGTTGGGCTGTGAGGCTGAGAGATTGCCTCCTTCGGGAATGCGAGAGGCTGGTACAATTCTTTTTCCTCCCTTTTGGGACTTGAAGCAAGAGAAGACTCTTAAACAGCCTCCCCAGCGTTTCCTCTGCACAAAGACACACTTAAGTGTAAGTTCCAAGGCCAATGAGGTTACAAAACCtataaatgtttgatttttattaCAAGCTTAGAAGCTTAAAAGATCAAGAACCCTATAAAGGTTTTGATTTATATTAGTTTGGGTGATTGGTTTGCAAGGAAAGGTGTCAACTTTGTGTTCAATTCTCAATGATCACTTAGTTTAGTGAAAAGACAAGAACAGAGGGTCAAAGGTGGAGACTTTAACATAGACCCTGATGAACATTTTGCTCCATTAACTAAAAATGAGCTTACAAAACCTAAAaaggtttaaattttattacaagCTTAAGATCAAGAACCGTATAaaggtttgatttttattagttttgcaaGTAAAGATGTAAACTTTATGTTCAATTCTCAATGATTAACACTATTAGTGAAAAGACAAGAACAGAGGGATCAAAGGTGGAGACTTTAACATAAGCCCTGATGAACATTTTGCTCTGTTAACTAGATTAGTGTGTGAACAGAGTTTGAATAGTCAGATCTAATAAGCAAGAGAAGACAGGTTCCGAATCTGAAGAGCTTAGATTTGAGAGACTGAGCTTAAGTAAAACCCTCCAAGAACTGGAATTTAAAGTAAAGGAATTTAAGAGAGGAACCTGTTCCTGCTGCTGAAGAAACCTATGCTGCTCTGAGCCCATTAGGTATGTGTCTGTTAGTCAAAAATCACTCCTTTTTTTGTATATGAGTAGAGGGTTTCAGGGCAAAGATGTAATCATCTGAGGTATCAGAGTTTCTTCCAGCTTATTGATAGGATCCAGACagtaaaaaaaaagctaaagaAAAAGATTAAAAGGTTTGGTGAAGACAAAGTAGATAAGTTTTTCACTGGAGTGGGAGAGATTTTAAGGGAAACTTTTTTAAGACAAATCTGCACTGCTGCAAACGGCATGAAAAGAGATGATGATCCTTATTACCAAAGGAAAagcatttttcttatttttaatcagAATGTGACCTCaccagaaaacaaaaaaacacagacacacaaaaagaaaaaggagtaaagattaaaaagataaaaaaagataaaaaaaaaaagagaaaaggagtaaaagggaaagaaaaaagaaaaatctatgtTAATTAATGTTAAATCTCTTCGGTTCACACACTCCTTTCCTCAAAAAGTTAATTCCTTCTTCTACTCATTTTTGGGAGAAGTTATTAAGGTTTTGTCAAATGTAGTTAAGTCGGTCattatatggttaactagggtcggcccgccctacgggcgggaagttagaaaaaaaaagttattttatataaatttacattatgaagcattttttaaaaaaacattgcGGGATGTCCAGAATAACGAAAGTCTTCTCTCTTTCAATTGTCTTTGGCTTCAATATGTATTCTCCCACCTTTGTTTCCTGTCCAAGTTGCATTTCACTCAGCAGCAGCGCATAGTTCAGCTTCTCTACACACCTTTATTTAACTTGCCATCTTTCTTTTCGTTATAAATATCAACTATACATGCCTTTTAAACACTTGTATGTTTACTTGACAAATTAACCATAAAACCAACCCATATGGGTAGAAAAAATAAGTATGTTAAGAGTGTTGCTTGTCAGGGTTAAAGGAAAGAGATAGAAACAGAGATTTgatccaagaaaaaaataaaaactgagTTAATCTTTTATTCTTCTAGTGATGGTCATGTCTATCATCTACccgtacaaaaataaaactttacaGTCACATACAACTAATTCCTTAAGTTAGAAAACCAACTTAGTAGCTTGAGATTGAGAGCTCCAACTTAGGCGGATATACAATTGTTTTGGATGTAATTGATAACGTTTCATGTGCCAAATGTAGCAAAAACAAACATAGAATCATCATTTGACAACCTCCACCTCAACTTCTTCATATTTTAATCAGAAACTCCAATTTTCAAACCATGTCCGCGTCTAAGAGGCTAAGTCCTCTCTCTTTGAACTACAGGGCGGTGTGGCTTTGGGgctaaaactacaaaaaaaaaaaaaaactgtgttTAAGATGTTTCATCAAAGAACAGAGTTGAAAAGAGATACAGCTGCGTCTGCCATTATTCCTCTGCACTTTTCCTCTTTGAGCTTCTTCactataaaaaaaacagagatcACAGACTTCAATTAATAAGGCCGATTTTTTTCTAATAAGTTTGTAGTGTGATATTTAGGGTCTACAAAGGATATCTTATGTCTAAGAACTCTCTAAGTGAAGCAAAAATATGGAACCACAACCCCCAAATTTATCATTTCCGCATGCATAATATACTTCCTTTATACCTTCGattaaagaaaatatcatatcaggaacaaacaaacaaacagaaaaaacaTTTCA comes from the Brassica napus cultivar Da-Ae chromosome A7, Da-Ae, whole genome shotgun sequence genome and includes:
- the LOC106421531 gene encoding uncharacterized protein At1g76660-like isoform X1 translates to MGSEQHRFLQQQEQRKRWGGCLRVFSCFKSQKGGKRIVPASRIPEGGNLSASQPNGPHQPGGVLTNQANLSYLAPPSSPASFTNSALPSTAQSPNNSYLSLAANSSPSGPSSSMYATGPYAHETQLVSPPPVFSTFTTEPSTAPFTPPPELAHLTTPSSPDVPYARFLTSNGKGNHYNDLHSTYSLYPGSPASAVSRASGVSTPLQESNFFCPETFAKFYQDHDPQNGGRLSVSKDSDVYPSGNVNRQTRQDMEELEAYRASFGFSADEVVTTSHYVEINDVMDESLLKPAAYSPSEGQKLLRREASLLTSTKSETGEYCVLISICYYELAALCVECFILCWLLDHKPRNGIHADEEALLSRVGSVKGSRSYPTGFSSSDAEVEYRRGRSLREGRENRHRR
- the LOC106421531 gene encoding uncharacterized protein At1g76660-like isoform X2; translated protein: MGSEQHRFLQQQEQRKRWGGCLRVFSCFKSQKGGKRIVPASRIPEGGNLSASQPNGPHQPGGVLTNQANLSYLAPPSSPASFTNSALPSTAQSPNNSYLSLAANSSPSGPSSSMYATGPYAHETQLVSPPPVFSTFTTEPSTAPFTPPPELAHLTTPSSPDVPYARFLTSNGKGNHYNDLHSTYSLYPGSPASAVSRASGVSTPLQESNFFCPETFAKFYQDHDPQNGGRLSVSKDSDVYPSGNVNRQTRQDMEELEAYRASFGFSADEVVTTSHYVEINDVMDESLLKPAAYSPSEGQKLLRREASLLTSTKSETDHKPRNGIHADEEALLSRVGSVKGSRSYPTGFSSSDAEVEYRRGRSLREGRENRHRR
- the LOC106421576 gene encoding calcium-binding protein CML38 gives rise to the protein MMKNTQEPQSSSSFVKFCRKLSPKRKDSPAESTQHNINDDQDKNKDLEAVFAYMDENKDGRISPHELQKSFMTLGEQLSDEEAEAAVRLSDTDGDGMLDFQEFAQLIKGDDDQDEKKTELKEAFRMYIAEGEECITPRSLKTMLKKLGESRTTDDCRVMIRAFDLNADGVLSFDEFALMMR